A window from Triticum aestivum cultivar Chinese Spring chromosome 6D, IWGSC CS RefSeq v2.1, whole genome shotgun sequence encodes these proteins:
- the LOC123145728 gene encoding uncharacterized protein, giving the protein MVDNKNDGSEGVKFNTSHLMQTTEEVARAFIAAASAATVQPTRPSVVYSSGEESGSPMQKLQQQFSKIMKGFSNSPEVSGPYNPEVLTTHKRQWSRFQQKSLGNRCIKEPSHLFESIVIVGLPPQADIHELENIALGRNDDDAKKSRHIFGNNHHQVHAVSNLEPQVLFAYPPERSLPLKYKDIVSFCLPGGAQVNAVERTPSFSELNEILLGQEHLKESNQSFVFRLQVADDPTLYGCCVLVEEIVQRPSKLVSMLTNEKPVFPRRSRYVVTTPRCYCILSRLPFFELHFGVLQSILMEERLEWLTDGVSMLTSLSPEEECEDGDICEGSEIVGQELYFGCTTVEKSFEPSVEVSPKQLSDTDSNSECRENQLDFISQEVQQESGSPIKEEQNVLVTGTATQCYTAEESDNSVSEDTPTGVSGVKLDEPDSLPIIPNESDTKEDSHVLSHEDVIDGELDIFVNDTILPLIRSRLSEGSESSPSSQDSPSESINLRNDTPDLDLEEPSSIGHGDVVGHNSILRWAKAKKYGSLQVVCQYYQLQCPVRGSSLNFHPLEHLHSLKFHRPGETALHLAGSTIDLRSRDTSLEVAEMRNALFAEEESTALSTWAVATICGCLRLEHVITLFAAALLEKQIVIVCSNLGMLSASVLSIIPLIRPYQWQSLLIPVLPNDMLDFLDAPVPYIVGVQNKTPDLQSRLANAVIIDANKNQIKSASVPQLPQQKELLSALRPYHSRLVGESYLARKRPVYECTDAQVEAAKGFLAVLRSHLDSLCSNLRSHTITNVQSNNDKVSLILRESFIGSFPARDRPFMKLFLDTQLFSVHTDLVLSFYQKD; this is encoded by the exons ATGGTGGATAACAAGAATGATGGGTCTGAAGGGGTCAAGTTCAACACGTCGCACCTGATGCAAACAACCGAAGAGGTTGCAAGAGCATTTATTGCCGCTGCTTCAGCTGCCACCGTGCAACCAACACGGCCGTCTGTCGTCTATTCGTCTGGGGAAGAGAGTGGCAGCCCAATGCAGAAGCTGCAGCAGCAATTCTCGAAGATAATGAAAGGGTTTTCAAATTCACCCGAAGTGTCTGGACCATACAACCCAGAAGTTCTCACGACACACAAGCGGCAGTGGTCGAGGTTCCAGCAGAAGTCATTG GGTAATAGGTGCATCAAAGAACCATCACATCTTTTTGAGAGCATAGTGATTGTTGGGCTTCCTCCTCAGGCAGATATCCATGAGCTAGAAAACATTGCTCTAGGGAGAAATGATGATGATGCAAAGAAATCAAGACATATATTTGGCAACAACCATCACCAAGTTCATGCCGTATCAAATTTGGAACCTCAG GTCCTTTTTGCGTACCCCCCTGAGAGGTCTCTTCCGCTTAAGTACAAGGATATCGTCTCGTTCTGCCTTCCTGGAGGTGCACAG GTTAATGCTGTTGAACGGACTCCATCATTCAGCGAGCTGAACGAAATTCTCCTAGGGCAG GAACATCTAAAAGAAAGCAATCAATCTTTCGTCTTCCGTTTACAG GTTGCTGATGATCCTACATTATATGGATGCTGTGTATTGGTGGAAGAGATTGTACAAAGACCCTCAAAGCTAGTTTCAATGCTCACGAATGAGAAACCTGTATTTCCACGCCGGAGTCGTTATGTAGTAACCACGCCACGGTGTTATTGCATCCTGTCTAGGCTGCCATTCTTTGAACTGCATTTTGGGGTGCTGCAGAG TATTCTTATGGAAGAACGACTTGAATGGCTCACGGATGGTGTTAGCATGCTAACCTCATTATCGCCTGAAGAGGAATGTGAGGATGGTGATATTTGTGAAGGCTCCGAAATCGTAGGACAGGAACTGTATTTTGGTTGTACAACAGTAGAAAAATCCTTTGAACCAAGTGTGGAAGTTTCTCCAAAGCAACTCTCTGACACGGACAGCAATTCTGAGTGTAGGGAGAACCAACTGGACTTCATCTCCCAAGAAGTCCAACAGGAAAGTGGTTCTCCTATCAAAGAAGAACAAAATGTTCTTGTAACAGGAACAGCTACTCAGTGTTATACCGCAGAAGAGTCTGACAATTCTGTTTCAGAAGATACACCGACTGGTGTATCTGGAGTTAAGCTTGATGAACCGGATTCCTTACCCATCATTCCGAATGAATCTGATACCAAGGAAGATTCTCATGTTCTTTCACATGAAGATGTGATTGATGGAGAACTTGATATCTTTGTCAATGATACTATCTTGCCGCTTATACGGTCTCGCCTTAGTGAAGGATCTGAATCATCACCAAG TTCCCAAGACTCTCCTTCTGAAAGCATAAATTTGAGAAATGATACCCCCGACTTGGACTTGGAGGAGCCATCTTCCATTGGTCATGGAGACGTAGTCGGGCACAACAGTATATTGCGATGGGCTAAG GCCAAAAAGTATGGATCTCTACAAGTTGTCTGTCAGTACTACCAGTTGCAGTGTCCTGTCAGGGGTTCATCACTTAATTTTCATCCGTTGGAGCACCTGCACTCATTGAAGTTTCACCGGCCAGGTGAAACTGCTCTTCATCTTGCCGGGTCGACTATTGATCTTCGGTCACGTGATACAAGCTTAGAGGTGGCTGAG ATGCGTAATGCACTCTTCGCTGAAGAGGAATCGACTGCTTTATCCACATGGGCTGTTGCAACAATATGTGGATGCCTCAGGTTGGAACAT GTAATTACGCTTTTTGCTGCCGCGCTCCTGGAGAAACAGATTGTTATTGTCTGTTCTAATTTG ggaatGCTTTCAGCTTCAGTTTTATCCATAATACCTCTAATACGGCCATATCAGTGGCAGAGTCTACTCATACCG GTTTTGCCAAATGACATGCTGGATTTTCTGGACGCGCCTGTTCCATACATT GTTGGTGTGCAGAACAAAACACCTGATCTGCAATCCAGGCTAGCAAATGCCGTGATAATTGATGCCAACAAGAATCAG ATTAAGTCTGCTTCAGTACCGCAACTTCCACAACAGAAAGAATTGCTTTCTGCGTTGCGGCCGTATCATTCAAGACTTGTGGGTGAAAGTTATCTCGCTAGGAAGCGCCCTGTCTATGAATGCACAGACGCCCAG GTGGAAGCAGCCAAAGGTTTCTTGGCAGTTCTTAGATCCCACCTTGATTCTCTGTGCTCCAACTTAAGATCTCACACTATTACCAATGTGCAATCCAACAATGACAAG GTTTCCTTAATTTTAAGGGAGAGCTTCATTGGTTCTTTCCCGGCCCGAGATAGGCCTTTTATGAAG CTGTTTCTGGACACACAATTGTTCTCGGTACATACAGACCTAGTTCTTTCCTTTTATCAGAAGGACTGA